In a genomic window of Flavobacterium sp. KACC 22761:
- a CDS encoding sigma 54-interacting response regulator, translating into MKMASGYAENSPESNFKKKILIVEDQFIEAHDLQLILEKANYEVTGIARSVDQALEQIESEKPDLVFLDIMLKGSKSGIELAHYLKEKYIGFIFISANSSKSILDQAKMTQPYGFIVKPFRDQDVLTTLEIAFYRQQYSLETQLMQQFQLQKEITEIINSDLKKEEALLAFGKIIQTYIPFDYLETGFVTATNYDNLGIIRKNIDLYQIIDSKKLSQIAAVSEKELNETYNKSKKDTEPIIYSEESLINNLQEAPIKALIAHSFRIKSYLVFPIMVASIQRYHFTFYSRNLNVYSQENLKLLCSLEHTFSQFINKIYSKQDFNSVAQKTEIKQTKNIKTTEGFEGIIGNSSQMISVFNYIRKVAPSDTSVLVLGESGTGKEKIAQSIHALSPRKDKPFVIINCGAIPENLAESLLFGHEKGAFTGALDRRIGKFELADGGTVFLDEIGEMSLELQVKLLRVLQEREIERVGGSSSLKIDVRIIAATNKNLEEEVAAGRFRMDLYYRLHVFPILVPSLKKRKEDIPDLANYFIKVYSEKLGRKAPIISDFALQQIMNYNWPGNIRELEHVMQRAILLTEGNTIKEIELSMSAKMHPEQTAEPFSIKTILENERDYILYILKKCNGKISGAGGAAEILDIHPSTLNSKIKKLEIKREIS; encoded by the coding sequence ATGAAAATGGCTTCTGGTTATGCTGAAAATTCGCCCGAATCTAATTTTAAAAAAAAAATTTTAATTGTAGAAGATCAATTTATTGAGGCACATGATTTACAGTTAATTCTCGAAAAGGCAAACTATGAAGTGACAGGAATTGCGCGTTCGGTTGATCAGGCCTTGGAGCAAATTGAGAGCGAAAAACCCGATTTGGTTTTTTTAGATATCATGTTAAAAGGAAGCAAATCTGGCATTGAACTGGCGCATTATCTCAAAGAAAAATATATTGGGTTTATATTCATTTCGGCCAATTCCAGCAAAAGCATTCTGGATCAGGCTAAAATGACACAACCCTACGGATTTATTGTAAAACCTTTTCGCGATCAAGATGTTCTCACAACTCTGGAAATTGCGTTTTATCGTCAGCAATATAGTTTGGAAACCCAGTTGATGCAACAATTCCAGCTTCAAAAGGAAATTACAGAAATTATAAATTCGGATTTAAAAAAAGAAGAAGCATTGCTGGCTTTTGGAAAAATAATTCAAACCTATATTCCTTTTGATTATTTAGAAACAGGATTTGTAACAGCTACAAATTATGACAATCTTGGGATTATTCGGAAAAATATAGATTTGTACCAAATTATTGACTCAAAAAAGCTTTCGCAAATTGCGGCAGTTTCTGAAAAAGAATTAAACGAAACCTACAACAAATCGAAGAAAGATACGGAGCCGATTATTTACAGTGAAGAATCGTTAATCAATAATCTTCAGGAAGCGCCTATCAAAGCACTTATTGCTCACAGTTTTAGAATCAAATCGTATTTGGTTTTTCCTATTATGGTTGCATCAATTCAGCGTTATCATTTTACTTTTTACAGCAGGAATTTAAATGTGTATTCTCAAGAAAACTTAAAACTCTTGTGTTCTCTTGAGCATACTTTTTCTCAGTTTATCAATAAAATTTATTCGAAACAAGATTTTAATTCAGTTGCTCAAAAAACTGAAATTAAACAGACAAAAAACATAAAAACAACAGAAGGTTTTGAAGGAATTATAGGCAACAGCTCGCAAATGATTTCTGTTTTCAATTACATACGCAAAGTAGCTCCATCTGATACTTCAGTTTTAGTTTTAGGTGAAAGCGGAACGGGAAAAGAAAAAATTGCCCAAAGCATTCACGCTTTATCTCCAAGAAAAGACAAACCATTCGTTATCATTAATTGTGGCGCTATTCCTGAAAATCTTGCCGAATCGTTGCTTTTCGGGCACGAAAAAGGCGCTTTTACGGGTGCGCTTGATCGCAGAATTGGCAAATTTGAACTTGCTGATGGCGGTACTGTTTTTTTGGATGAAATAGGCGAAATGTCGTTAGAACTTCAAGTAAAATTGTTGCGTGTTTTGCAGGAAAGAGAAATTGAGCGTGTTGGTGGATCTTCATCTTTAAAAATCGATGTTCGAATTATTGCCGCAACAAATAAAAATCTTGAAGAAGAAGTTGCGGCGGGAAGATTTAGAATGGATTTGTATTATCGCTTGCACGTTTTCCCGATTCTTGTTCCTTCTCTAAAAAAACGAAAAGAAGATATTCCAGATTTGGCCAATTATTTCATAAAAGTTTATAGTGAAAAACTGGGCCGCAAAGCTCCAATTATTTCTGATTTTGCGTTGCAGCAAATCATGAATTACAATTGGCCAGGAAACATTAGAGAACTAGAACACGTAATGCAGCGTGCCATTTTGCTGACAGAAGGAAATACAATCAAAGAAATTGAACTTTCGATGTCTGCAAAAATGCATCCGGAACAAACTGCTGAACCATTTTCTATCAAAACTATTCTAGAAAATGAGCGCGATTATATTCTTTATATTCTAAAAAAATGCAACGGAAAAATTTCTGGTGCTGGTGGCGCAGCAGAGATTTTAGATATTCATCCGTCAACGTTGAATTCGAAAATAAAGAAATTGGAAATTAAGAGAGAAATCAGCTAA
- a CDS encoding sensor histidine kinase — protein sequence MKLRFTFYLILLNIFLSSAQSPSVLGYDLKKKRLLIQFCSMYLYNANQGTIDADSSVVLACKAYKLPLSLAYDEGFNNGENGIGSDLINKGNIDSAKRLLAKTKNEDHIKLLYQLSNYYLFKPGSKPDDLQNAKNFIDQSVVAANNLKIKKWQHESLLLLGKFYYQANNQTEGNKCFLKVIEECRKQNNQLGLARALDAYGTVLFNLDPQKEKILQEAISIYASLKMEEKRIENYAKITTIYFWGGKINEAKKRLYQNLVDLRKINFTHQQFTETTIAFIGINQSDLKVALYYALKSVKRMEAEKDFTLGDVYYMRLGDVYNILGHTEEALEMYDKSIEIGQNTLNSGSWYKSFFGAIAALSEKGKNKEAIDHVNTMTAKYPPNNTFDKMCIAYIKANCYEKLKDYTKAEKYFKEMDFYAKQLKGSETAREIIHQYIFMSLFYANQNKLKEARFYADKVMELRKTYRKDYNSEGFQVLLFRLDSLDGNYKGALKHFQNFKIVSDSMFRSKKNKEIEELKIAYETENKEQKIKQLDKETDLQETALKKSKLLNIVSISSLVLLVLLIALLYNRYRLKQKNNAELELKEKEINQKNINLRHLLDEKEWLLKEIHHRVKNNLQTVISLLNSQSAYLENDMALSAIKNSQHRIHSMSLIHQKLYNSENISTINMPNYIKELVEYLRESFSLGQRIRFDLKIDPLELDVAQAVPLGLILNESITNSIKYAFPDDKSGMIYVTLVPTSENKYLLTIADNGIGFDANISAKKINSFGLSLIKGLSDDLDADFSMENKNGTILKIEFSKEFPINHKRR from the coding sequence ATGAAACTTCGCTTTACTTTCTATTTGATTTTATTGAATATTTTCCTCTCTTCGGCACAATCTCCATCTGTTTTAGGTTATGATTTGAAGAAAAAAAGACTGTTGATTCAGTTCTGCTCCATGTATTTATATAATGCCAATCAAGGCACAATTGACGCTGATAGTTCTGTTGTATTGGCTTGCAAAGCTTATAAACTTCCACTTTCACTTGCCTATGACGAAGGTTTTAATAATGGCGAAAATGGTATTGGAAGTGATTTAATTAATAAAGGTAATATTGATTCGGCTAAAAGACTTTTGGCGAAAACAAAAAATGAAGATCATATCAAACTCTTATATCAGCTTTCTAATTATTATCTTTTTAAACCCGGTTCAAAACCAGACGACCTTCAAAATGCCAAAAACTTTATAGATCAATCTGTTGTTGCAGCAAATAATCTAAAAATCAAAAAATGGCAACATGAAAGTTTGTTATTGCTTGGAAAATTCTATTATCAGGCAAATAATCAAACCGAAGGAAATAAATGCTTTTTGAAAGTCATTGAGGAATGCAGAAAACAAAATAATCAATTAGGTCTTGCTCGGGCCTTAGATGCGTATGGGACAGTTTTATTCAATTTAGATCCTCAGAAAGAAAAAATATTGCAAGAAGCAATTTCAATTTACGCTTCATTAAAAATGGAGGAAAAAAGAATCGAGAACTACGCAAAAATCACAACCATTTATTTTTGGGGCGGAAAAATAAATGAGGCAAAAAAAAGGCTTTATCAAAATCTCGTAGATCTGCGAAAAATTAATTTTACCCACCAACAATTTACGGAGACCACAATTGCCTTTATTGGCATAAATCAGAGCGATCTTAAAGTTGCCCTTTATTATGCTTTAAAAAGCGTAAAAAGAATGGAAGCAGAAAAAGATTTCACACTTGGTGATGTTTACTACATGCGACTTGGTGATGTTTATAATATACTCGGCCACACTGAAGAAGCATTGGAAATGTACGATAAAAGTATCGAAATTGGTCAAAATACTTTAAACAGTGGATCTTGGTACAAAAGTTTTTTTGGTGCTATCGCGGCATTATCCGAAAAAGGAAAAAATAAGGAAGCCATTGATCATGTCAATACCATGACTGCAAAATATCCTCCTAATAATACCTTTGACAAAATGTGTATTGCCTATATTAAAGCGAATTGTTATGAAAAGTTAAAAGATTATACAAAAGCTGAGAAATATTTCAAGGAAATGGATTTTTATGCTAAACAATTGAAAGGCAGCGAAACCGCAAGAGAAATTATTCATCAGTATATTTTTATGAGTTTATTTTATGCGAACCAAAACAAGTTAAAAGAAGCCCGATTTTATGCTGATAAGGTTATGGAACTTCGCAAGACTTATAGAAAAGATTACAATTCTGAAGGTTTTCAGGTATTATTATTCCGTTTGGATTCTCTTGATGGAAACTATAAAGGAGCCTTGAAACACTTTCAAAACTTTAAAATTGTAAGTGATTCTATGTTTAGAAGCAAGAAAAACAAAGAAATAGAAGAACTTAAAATTGCTTACGAAACTGAAAATAAAGAACAAAAAATCAAACAATTAGATAAAGAAACCGATTTGCAGGAAACGGCCTTAAAGAAATCAAAATTACTGAACATCGTTTCCATATCCAGTTTGGTTTTATTGGTATTATTAATTGCATTATTATACAATAGATACCGTTTGAAGCAAAAAAATAATGCCGAATTGGAATTAAAGGAAAAAGAAATTAATCAGAAAAACATCAATCTTAGACATTTGCTCGACGAGAAAGAATGGCTTTTGAAAGAAATTCATCATCGTGTTAAGAATAATCTTCAAACCGTTATAAGTCTGCTCAATTCACAATCGGCATATTTAGAGAATGATATGGCGCTTTCGGCAATCAAAAACAGCCAGCATCGTATTCATTCGATGTCGTTGATTCATCAGAAATTGTATAATTCAGAGAATATTTCGACCATCAATATGCCTAATTACATCAAAGAATTGGTCGAATATTTACGTGAATCTTTTTCACTTGGACAACGAATTCGCTTTGATTTGAAAATCGATCCATTGGAATTAGATGTCGCGCAGGCAGTTCCTCTTGGATTAATTTTAAATGAGTCGATTACAAATTCAATTAAATATGCTTTTCCAGATGATAAAAGCGGTATGATTTACGTGACTTTGGTGCCCACTTCTGAAAACAAATACCTGCTGACAATTGCCGACAACGGAATTGGTTTTGACGCAAATATCAGCGCCAAAAAAATTAATTCATTCGGATTGAGTTTGATAAAAGGCTTAAGCGACGATTTAGATGCTGATTTCTCAATGGAAAACAAAAACGGAACCATACTTAAAATTGAGTTTTCAAAAGAATTTCCAATTAATCATAAAAGAAGATAA
- a CDS encoding alpha/beta hydrolase yields MSKSKTIVLIHGNFVNDKTWTDWKKYYEQKGYTVYTPANPGHDGDPAELRAKVHPNLIQTGFIDIVNNISKLIDSLHEKPLVIGHSMAGMATLKLVELGKAAAGVSINGAPPKNVFPPFQTLKTVIPAFGFFSSNKYFMGSKKWYDYAFFNTIPEAEKRKAFEKFAVPESYKVSRELVLNSFSNINFKKSHEPILFVGGGSDHIFPPNLTETIANKYNEQAGRVDIKIFDGKSHFICGEPGWESVADYILNWYEAL; encoded by the coding sequence ATGTCAAAATCAAAAACGATTGTACTTATTCACGGAAATTTTGTCAATGATAAAACTTGGACCGATTGGAAAAAGTATTATGAACAAAAAGGATATACGGTTTATACACCAGCAAATCCTGGACACGACGGTGATCCTGCAGAATTGAGAGCAAAAGTTCATCCAAATCTAATTCAAACTGGATTTATAGATATAGTTAACAATATCAGCAAATTAATCGATTCTCTACACGAAAAACCTTTAGTAATAGGTCACTCAATGGCGGGAATGGCTACTTTGAAATTAGTAGAATTAGGAAAAGCTGCTGCAGGGGTAAGCATTAATGGCGCGCCACCAAAAAATGTTTTTCCTCCATTTCAAACTTTAAAAACAGTAATACCTGCATTTGGTTTCTTTTCATCAAACAAATATTTTATGGGAAGCAAAAAATGGTATGATTATGCTTTTTTCAATACGATTCCGGAAGCAGAGAAAAGAAAAGCGTTTGAGAAATTTGCCGTTCCAGAAAGCTATAAAGTGAGTCGAGAATTGGTTTTAAATTCTTTTTCGAATATCAATTTCAAAAAATCGCATGAGCCTATCTTATTTGTTGGAGGTGGCAGTGATCATATCTTCCCTCCTAATCTTACAGAAACTATTGCCAATAAATATAATGAACAAGCTGGTCGCGTTGATATTAAAATATTTGATGGCAAAAGTCATTTTATTTGTGGAGAACCCGGATGGGAATCTGTAGCCGATTATATTCTTAATTGGTACGAAGCACTCTAA
- a CDS encoding phage tail protein, whose product MDEYMGTIKVFAFPFAPKDWALCNGQIMSIAQNSALFSLLGTTFGGDGIQTFALPNLQGRSIVGLGTGPGLSPIAWGQVAGTETSTITTASMPGHMHPITAPAAVVSCSINALSGGTITNDCDSGSNSFASGGATANIYSEPNVNYTKVGGVTNSVSGATSFAGNNVPVQIRNPYLAINHCILLSGVYPSRD is encoded by the coding sequence ATGGATGAATACATGGGAACCATTAAAGTTTTCGCCTTTCCTTTTGCTCCAAAAGATTGGGCACTCTGCAATGGTCAAATTATGTCAATCGCGCAAAATAGTGCTTTGTTTTCCTTACTAGGAACTACTTTTGGAGGTGATGGTATACAGACTTTTGCACTACCAAATCTGCAAGGAAGATCTATTGTTGGACTTGGCACTGGTCCTGGCTTATCACCAATTGCTTGGGGTCAAGTGGCCGGAACGGAAACCTCAACTATCACTACTGCAAGCATGCCAGGCCACATGCACCCTATCACTGCACCTGCTGCAGTTGTTTCTTGTTCTATTAACGCTTTATCGGGAGGCACCATAACTAACGATTGTGATAGTGGCTCGAACTCTTTTGCAAGCGGAGGTGCAACTGCAAACATTTACTCTGAACCGAATGTAAATTATACCAAAGTTGGTGGAGTAACAAACTCAGTTAGTGGCGCAACTTCCTTTGCTGGAAATAATGTTCCAGTTCAAATCAGAAACCCATATTTAGCGATTAATCATTGCATCTTATTAAGTGGAGTTTACCCATCCAGAGACTAG
- a CDS encoding phage tail protein produces the protein MDEYLGTIKAFAFNFPPRGWQLCQGQIVSIAQNTALFSLIGTYYGGNGQTTFALPDLRGRSIVHPGQGPGLSPISLGEVGGVENVTLTINNLPAHNHALVSGSGSGQVAVATTINALNGGTITNDCDNGSNSFASGGATANMYSEPGGTPSAVGGITTTINGATGLAGNSNPIGIRNPYLGVNMSICVSGIFPPRD, from the coding sequence ATGGACGAATATTTAGGAACCATAAAAGCATTTGCATTCAATTTTCCACCAAGAGGATGGCAATTATGTCAAGGCCAAATTGTATCAATAGCTCAAAATACGGCATTATTTTCCTTAATTGGAACTTATTATGGTGGCAACGGACAAACAACATTTGCATTGCCAGATTTAAGAGGACGTTCTATCGTTCATCCAGGTCAAGGACCAGGATTATCACCAATTTCTTTAGGTGAAGTTGGTGGAGTTGAAAACGTAACTTTAACTATAAATAACTTACCAGCTCATAATCACGCTTTAGTATCTGGCAGTGGCTCAGGGCAAGTTGCAGTTGCAACAACTATTAATGCATTAAACGGAGGTACCATTACTAACGATTGCGACAATGGTTCAAACTCTTTTGCTAGCGGTGGTGCAACGGCAAATATGTACAGTGAACCAGGAGGAACTCCAAGTGCCGTTGGCGGTATAACAACTACTATTAATGGTGCTACTGGTCTTGCCGGAAACAGCAATCCTATTGGCATCAGAAACCCATATTTGGGTGTTAACATGAGTATTTGTGTATCAGGAATTTTTCCACCAAGAGATTAA
- a CDS encoding ABC transporter substrate-binding protein, with protein MNKDIKIGLLIPKSQQYPTLDRDFMRGLKLNNLDVKFYVESIGIGANEKIIIEKIQKLNLQEDINIIVGFFGHYNMTQVFEYTSNNDILLIAADLGATMPYGTSAYKGVYLNSLGLTESCYQLGKYLTTKKYTKIASATSYYDSGYGMLSAIEHAFTESTNFSGHYITPFIPREDEAIHMNQHITAQEPDAVFAFYSGLYAEENADFINQNKITQKYPFYVTPFFINNKILEQYQNNPHELYVVGSWMQNSSQDSDFETEYEKTYAAIPTVFSVLGYENGLILKNILIESNFNTNTSNLINYVNKVNIEGPRGTIQFDQDTNRTIFNNHIYKLNSDPLSNIGFEKIETLVNEGSFVKAITSYKEPVQITGWQNAYLCH; from the coding sequence ATGAATAAAGATATTAAAATTGGTCTTCTTATTCCAAAATCACAACAATACCCAACACTAGATCGAGATTTTATGAGAGGATTAAAACTTAACAATCTCGACGTAAAATTTTATGTGGAAAGTATTGGAATAGGTGCCAATGAAAAAATAATAATAGAGAAAATCCAAAAATTAAATCTTCAGGAAGATATAAATATTATAGTTGGTTTTTTTGGACATTATAATATGACGCAGGTTTTTGAATATACTTCAAACAATGACATTCTTTTAATTGCCGCAGATCTTGGCGCTACAATGCCATATGGAACATCGGCTTATAAAGGCGTTTATTTGAATTCATTAGGCTTGACCGAATCTTGCTACCAGTTAGGCAAGTATCTGACAACAAAAAAATATACAAAAATTGCAAGTGCAACTTCTTATTATGATTCAGGTTATGGCATGTTATCAGCCATAGAACATGCTTTTACTGAAAGTACTAATTTTTCGGGACATTATATAACTCCCTTTATTCCAAGAGAAGACGAAGCGATACATATGAATCAACATATTACAGCTCAGGAACCTGATGCTGTTTTTGCATTTTACAGCGGCTTATACGCTGAAGAAAATGCCGACTTCATTAATCAAAATAAGATTACTCAAAAATATCCTTTTTACGTAACTCCATTTTTTATCAACAACAAAATCTTAGAACAGTACCAAAACAACCCTCATGAACTCTATGTAGTAGGCTCATGGATGCAAAATAGTAGCCAAGATTCAGATTTTGAAACAGAATACGAAAAAACATATGCGGCAATTCCCACTGTTTTTTCGGTTTTAGGTTATGAAAACGGACTAATCTTGAAAAACATTCTTATTGAATCCAATTTCAATACCAATACATCCAACTTAATAAATTATGTCAATAAAGTAAATATTGAAGGCCCTCGAGGAACAATTCAATTCGATCAGGATACCAACAGAACGATATTTAACAACCATATATATAAATTAAATTCAGACCCCTTAAGTAATATAGGCTTTGAGAAGATAGAAACATTAGTAAACGAAGGATCTTTTGTCAAAGCAATTACTTCTTATAAAGAACCTGTCCAAATTACGGGTTGGCAAAACGCTTACTTATGTCATTAA